In the genome of Montipora foliosa isolate CH-2021 chromosome 3, ASM3666993v2, whole genome shotgun sequence, one region contains:
- the LOC137996133 gene encoding uncharacterized protein, whose product MNEFSSLLESYITKTGSLVYVIAGDFNFHVDDTTDTAAANFLSLLESFDLQQHVRSCTHRAGHTLDLVITRDAEYILNAISVDDSSEISDHYTVCADLRFVKPNWERKRICGRKLKAINLEHFRQDVAMSPLLSESSNDLLTLLHLYNSELSSVLDEHAPLKSRMATIRPAAPWFSEEIKLERRVRRRLERRWRRTRLPEDRLRFIEQNRIVNELLLSVRSQYYTKLIDDNCLNQRKLFGIGGKLLHRSPAPQYPSCSSVADLANRFIGFFGEKIITIRHELESNPEQGTYLFNEVTVATTRLHRLSCPSYSTLLQIVHPLASKSCELDPVPSRLLLGCLDLLCPVI is encoded by the coding sequence ATGAATGAATTTTCGTCGCTTTTAGAATCCTATATCACTAAAACTGGTTCTCTTGTATACGTAATCGCtggtgattttaattttcatgttgATGATACAACTGATACTGCGGCGGCTAATTTCCTGAGCTTATTGGAGTCATTTGATTTACAACAACATGTTCGTAGTTGCACCCACAGAGCTGGACATACTTTGGATCTGGTCATCACTCGTGATGCTGAATATATTTTAAATGCTATTTCAGTTGATGATTCCTCAGAGATATCGGATCATTACACTGTTTGTGCTGATCTTCGTTTTGTTAAGCCTAATTGGGAAAGGAAGCGTATTTGTGGTCGGAAATTAAAAGCCATCAACTTGGAGCATTTTCGACAAGATGTTGCAATGTCTCCTCTTTTGTCTGAATCATCCAATGATTTACTTACGCTGCTTCACTTGTATAATTCGGAGTTATCTAGTGTTTTGGATGAGCATGCGCCATTAAAATCGCGCATGGCTACCATACGTCCCGCTGCTCCATGGTTTAGTGAGGAGATTAAACTGGAGAGAAGAGTTCGTCGCCGACTGGAAAGGAGATGGCGTAGGACTAGATTGCCCGAAGATCGTCTGCGTTTTATTGAACAAAatcgtattgtcaatgagctaTTACTCTCTGTCCGCTCACAATATTACACCAAGCTTATTGATGATAATTGCCTTAATCAGAGGAAACTGTTTGGCATTGGCGGTAAGTTGTTACATCGGAGTCCTGCACCACAGTATCCATCTTGCTCTTCCGTGGCGGATCTTGCAAATAGATTCATAGGCTTTTTTGGTGAGAAGATTATTACTATTCGACATGAACTGGAATCGAACCCTGAGCAGGgaacttatttatttaatgaAGTCACAGTAGCAACAACTAGACTCCATCGTTTGAGCTGCCCTTCATATTCGACCTTACTTCAGATTGTGCACCCTTTGGCATCAAAGTCTTGTGAACTTGACCCTGTCCCCTCTAGATTACTCCTTGGTTGTCTTGATCTCCTTTGCCCTGTGATCTGA
- the LOC137997671 gene encoding uncharacterized protein yields the protein MEDPTMTEIEDKESQAKNNGNGKDLNELSQQSASLETSETESTVMTSLLKGGENEDSFEYSPETYNGKKKKTEKKKKAKMADVAPDNTEQLLPTSVSSAGETSRNTDLRSQGPSVKECEEPDLVAASPANKKKKKKKKKKLSNSSETELKTCDTLEKQPGHQDVHVTSAPKEEKSKSGIIVEDQGDIGVMKNENHENDVGIKSQKVCDDAVSSGFGNESDNLSKNSPEDSLVLRHTAAEKGNSPAPQKEDGSSSEFLPDELRPEFTLEKQLDSKEIRSAPKKEKSVENLDDLPMVKNEKQKNDTDTKLQKKCGDAFSRGVENDRENLSEDSPADTTAARKDENAPTSEKEKSSISEIVPSEVKPESATISDGAKESRVDAKPEEEVESDSLDDSCDEADNESRNILCIFKLLYGVGLQALRKLFMDINPAWSNQPSDAAGFDRGMMKLSKQEEVSFSHGNIKEWDFSLMTTVLLLSKRCALEISKRPGYKNALKKLKKCRNKLLGHPSTEKMADTDFNYYWLLLHSNFITLGADPDDIAEIKLQSDADLQVGGHYKQLFMTEKAKLVPFGTELESIKSQLGNVTEMLANKLFDSTNKAPVSPKDLSGPNWDEWLRFCDAVEDFDTRKNQYILVTDAMSPENQECFSILRRVAWKMVLDFDPMSEEKGFYHSFTSQEGQGSLVIMITPAEVMGSTIVGLVRQIDSNKIQWLFVNGRSSDTAGKLPTFSDWETSSVKEISRFFVCCCDPDKFDKQKPVVCLILPLRQESSPFQEVTLSRLFENFDGQFSLKTVSFKQEKSLSVFRKLKVRTVDLSPELVQLGLKEMLCSSTQRYRMPTSQAKVPVDLKEKEYLYLTEHLEILYEGCEELPEVSNDPSEGELRLQNVFEEHRKLFISGNQISFVSLYDNHDAKRKIEREIQIHVQRLLDQGLNRSVIVEIRHSPGTGGTTIARRVMWDIHQAYPCAFIEVSPHLYFDEDNSYVSKLAERIAALEERCHTSPVVLIDGKQSGTIESLSNKLVRMLGKKGKRALLLRCQHGSKTSSRETLDSSHVHHVFYVDVKLEDSIADLHEFESKYKEFIEKSLGEAPVSGPCRVFHFPLLAMMREFRPRLEKIIDDTWNEMDSLQQEITVLVAFLQRYANQKTPALLLYDAFKDYIRLVGGKNVVYEDIKQLFTAHLLNLMVPSNPLRRRGRMYSYDVKETSPDSYTLQHPLVAEMLLKKVFREQDCDLFRVVGQFLQFPIYQRECFLPLFEELFAYNKEGQKKLKFSVLFEELKAINPERAADVFCTAAEKTCDPVIFSNAARFLAKKEPPSFSKAKELIERAFQANAGQKVRGRRLFHTKGVTLYIELKHMANTGKVKNLAKLEELASKVLKEYKEARTFPPTYPNPLIGEVEVWLACIEWIMKNMCNRDSEETVKFLINHSPPFFRTCISDSFTLLDVVDRIVHSVSSLPDPEDTQRRCNNARLALMKTCKRASSSTGRRREGEDVVQACKALCVATNFPQSSVLELKRLQAQFILSSSDAIDFLKQEHLKFLLKLLEELVLMEKQHSLAYHLMKVCVLVTGPRCYSLEQGLLVSEKWLEVSPHDCLPYFYQMAICFLKILDGNALEFTPKYLKALKMCREKSQNHCRSTQPTLFLGNRGAGMSRLVTRNTLFRGESTYSTDVPDTVTRFWLKDSRKKLLECKGRIQVPPSSDRGKTYPYIESVEGNLELYVGKNASGNRFH from the exons ATGGAAGATCCCACAATGACAGAGATAGAGGACAAAGAATCTCAAGCGAAGAATAATGGCAATGGGAAAGACTTGAATGAACTGTCGCAACAAAGTGCGTCACTGGAGACTTCTGAAACAGAAAGTACTGTGATGACATCTTTGCTTAAAGGAGGAGAAAATGAAGATTCCTTTGAATACAGTCCTGAAACTTACAATggcaagaaaaagaagacagaaaagaaaaagaaagcaaaaatggcTGATGTTGCTCCTGACAACACTGAGCAACTTTTGCCAACTTCAGTTTCCAGTGCAGGAGAAACTAGTAGAAACACAGATTTGAGAAGTCAGGGCCCTTCTGTGAAAGAATGTGAGGAACCAGATCTTGTCGCAGCCAGCCCAGccaacaaaaagaagaaaaagaaaaagaagaaaaaattaagTAACAGCTCTGAGACTGAGTTGAAAACTTGTGATACCCTGGAAAAGCAACCTGGCCACCAGGATGTACATGTAACCAGTGCTCCAAAGGAAGAGAAGTCCAAATCTGGCATTATAGTGGAAGACCAGGGAGATATAGGAGtgatgaaaaatgaaaatcatgAAAATGATGTTGGCATTAAATCACAAAAAGTGTGTGATGATGCTGTTAGCAGTGGCTTTGGGAATGAGAGTGATAATTTGTCTAAGAATTCACCTGAGGATTCACTTGTTTTGCGAC aCACAGCAGCAGAAAAAGGAAATTCCCCTGCTCCACAAAAGGAAGATGGCAGTAGTTCAGAGTTTTTGCCAGATGAACTGAGACCTGAGTTCACCCTGGAAAAGCAACTTGACAGCAAGGAAATAAGAAGTGCTCCAAAGAAAGAGAAATCAGTGGAAAACCTGGATGATTTACCCATGGTCaaaaatgaaaagcaaaaaaatgataCAGACACTAAATTACAAAAGAAGTGTGGCGATGCTTTCAGCAGGGGCGTTGAGAATGACCGCGAAAATTTGTCTGAGGATTCACCAGCAGACACAACAGCAGCCAGAAAAGATGAAAATGCCCCCACTTCAGAAAAGGAAAAGAGCAGTATTTCAGAGATTGTGCCAAGTGAAGTGAAACCTGAATCAGCCACAATATCTGATGGAGCCAAAGAATCTCGCGTAGATGCTAAACCTGAAGAAGAAGTGGAATCCGATAGTTTAGATGACTCGTGTGATGAAGCAGACAATGAGAG TCGGAACATACTGTGCATTTTCAAGCTCCTTTATGGAGTTGGCCTTCAAGCACTTAGGAAGCTTTTCATGGATATCAACCCCGCTTGGTCCAATCAGCCCTCTGATGCAGCTGGCTTTGATAGGGGGATGATGAAACTTTCTAAACAAGAAGAAGTCAGTTTCAGTCATGGAAATATCAAAGAATGGGACTTCTCACTGATGACAACTGTGCTCTTACTTTCAAAGAGATGTGCATTGGAGATTAGCAAGAGACCTGGCTATAAGAATGccctgaagaaattaaaaaagtgTCGTAACAAGCTGCTGGGACATCCTTCCACAGAAAAGATGGCTGATACAGATTTCAACTACTACTGGCTGCTGTTACACAGCAACTTCATTACACTTGGAGCTGATCCAGATGACATTGCCGAAATAAAGCTTCAGTCAG ATGCAGACCTTCAGGTTGGAGGGCACTACAAGCAGTTGTTCATGACAGAAAAAGCTAAACTTGTTCCTTTTGGAACAGAGCTGGAATCGATAAAAAGCCAACTGGGAAACGTCACTGAGATGCTAgccaataaattatttgatTCCACCAACAAAGCCCCAGTTAGTCCAAAAGACCTCAGCGGCCCCAACTGGGATGAATGGCTAAGGTTTTGTGACGCAGTGGAAGATTTTGATACCCGGAAGAACCAGTACATCCTTGTGACTGATGCTATGTCGCCAGAAAATCAAGAGTGCTTTTCCATTTTGAGAAGGGTAGCCTGGAAGATGGTCTTAGATTTCGATCCCATGTCAGAAGAAAAAGGTTTCTACCACTCGTTCACGTCCCAAGAAGGACAAGGTAGCTTAGTCATCATGATTACGCCAGCAGAGGTAATGGGAAGTACAATAGTCGGCCTTGTACGTCAgattgattccaataaaatccAGTGGTTGTTTGTCAATGGAAGATCTAGTGACACAGCTGGAAAGTTACCgacattttccgactgggaaaCAAGCTCAGTTAAAGAAATTTCGAgattttttgtttgctgttGTGATCCAGACAAGTTTGACAAGCAGAAGCCGGTGGTGTGCCTAATTCTTCCTCTTCGCCAAGAGAGTTCTCCATTTCAAGAAGTTACACTAAGTCGACTGTTTGAGAACTTTGACGGCCAGTTCAGTTTAAAAACTGTGTCTTTTAAGCAGGAGAAATCTCTCTCTGTTTTTAGGAAGCTCAAAGTGCGCACGGTTGATCTAAGTCCAGAACTTGTGCAGCTGGGTCTGAAAGAAATGCTCTGTTCATCAACTCAGCGTTATCGAATGCCCACCTCCCAGGCCAAGGTTCCTGTAGACCTTAAAGAGAAGGAGTACCTTTACTTAACGGAACATCTTGAAATCCTGTACGAAGGCTGCGAGGAATTACCAGAAGTCTCAAACGACCCATCAGAGGGGGAACTGCGACTGCAGAACGTCTTTGAGGAGCACAGAAAATTGTTCATTTCCGGCAATCAGATTTCCTTTGTAAGCCTCTATGACAATCATGATGCTAAAAGGAAGATTGAAAGAGAAATTCAGATCCACGTTCAGCGTCTTCTTGATCAAGGTCTTAATCGGTCCGTGATCGTTGAAATTAGGCATTCGCCTGGTACTGGTGGTACTACCATTGCTCGCCGAGTTATGTGGGATATCCATCAAGCATACCCGTGTGCTTTCATAGAGGTGAGTCCGCATCTCTACTTTGATGAGGACAACAGCTACGTAAGCAAACTAGCTGAACGGATTGCAGCACTTGAAGAGAGATGTCACACCTCCCCTGTTGTCTTGATTGACGGGAAGCAATCAGGGACAATTGAAAGCCTCTCGAACAAACTCGTACGAATGCTCGGGAAAAAAGGTAAACGAGCCCTTTTACTACGTTGCCAACATGGATCAAAGACCTCGTCGAGAGAAACTCTGGATTCATCTCATGTCCATCACGTATTCTACGTAGATGTCAAGCTTGAGGATTCAATAGCTGATTTGCATGAGTTCGAGTCCAAGTACAAAGAATTCATTGAAAAGTCTTTAGGTGAGGCACCAGTATCAGGCCCATGTCGTGTATTTCACTTCCCACTTCTTGCAATGATGCGAGAGTTTCGTCCCAGGCTTGAGAAGATAATCGATGATACCTGGAATGAGATGGATAGCCTTCAGCAAGAAATTACTGTTTTGGTGGCCTTCCTGCAGAGGTATGCAAATCAGAAAACGCCAGCTCTCCTGCTTTACGATGCCTTCAAAGACTACATTCGTCTGGTGGGTGGAAAAAATGTGGTATATGAGGACATCAAGCAGTTGTTCACAGCACACTTGTTAAACCTAATGGTGCCTTCAAACCCTCTGCGCCGCCGAGGAAGAATGTATTCTTATGATGTCAAAGAAACCTCACCTGATAGTTACACCTTGCAGCACCCATTAGTCGCTGAGATGTTACTGAAGAAAGTTTTTCGAGAACAGGATTGCGACCTATTCCGGGTAGTAGGCCAGTTCCTCCAGTTTCCAATTTACCAACGCGAATGCTTCTTGCCCCTTTTTGAGGAACTGTTCGCCTACAACAAGGAGGGTCAGAAGAAGCTAAAGTTTTCAGTTCTTTTTGAAGAGCTTAAAGCTATTAACCCAGAGCGTGCTGCCGACGTGTTTTGCACAGCAGCTGAGAAGACCTGTGATCCTGTCATCTTTTCCAATGCTGCAAGATTTTTGGCCAAGAAAGAACCTCCCTCATTTTCAAAGGCGAAGGAGCTCATTGAACGGGCGTTTCAAGCTAACGCCGGCCAGAAAGTGAGAGGTAGACGTCTTTTCCATACGAAGGGGGTTACTTTGTACATTGAGCTGAAGCACATGGCCAATACaggcaaagttaaaaatttGGCAAAGCTTGAAGAACTGGCCAGCAAAGTGCTCAAGGAATACAAAGAGGCTCGAACCTTTCCTCCAACGTACCCCAATCCCCTCATTGGTGAGGTCGAAGTTTGGCTCGCGTGCATCGAATGGATCATGAAGAACATGTGCAATCGCGATTCCGAAGAGACAGTGAAGTTCCTAATAAATCATTCTCCGCCCTTCTTTCGCACTTGTATCAGTGATTCCTTCACTCTCCTTGACGTTGTTGACAGAATTGTGCATAGTGTGTCAAGCCTGCCAGATCCTGAAGATACGCAAAGAAGATGTAACAATGCCAGATTGGCTCTGATGAAGACCTGTAAAAGGGCGTCGTCATCTACCGGACGTAGACGCGAAGGAGAGGATGTTGTTCAAGCGTGCAAGGCGCTTTGTGTTGCCACAAACTTCCCGCAGTCGTCAGTATTGGAGCTGAAAAGGCTTCAGGCTCAGTTTATTTTGAGTTCCAGTGATGCAATCGACTTCTTAAAGCAAGAACATCTCAAATTCTTGCTTAAATTACTGGAAGAACTTGTGCTCATGGAGAAGCAGCACAGTCTAGCTTACCATTTAATGAAGGTCTGTGTACTGGTGACTGGGCCACGGTGTTACAGTCTTGAGCAAGGCCTCCTTGTGAGTGAAAAGTGGTTAGAGGTCTCGCCTCATGATTGCCTCCCGTATTTTTACCAGATGGCCATTTGTTTTTTGAAGATCTTGGACGGAAATGCTCTGGAGTTCACCCCAAAGTATCTGAAAGCCTTGAAGATGTGTCGAGAGAAGTCACAGAATCACTGTCGAAGTACACAGCCCACACTGTTTCTGGGTAATAGAGGAGCAGGGATGTCTCGCCTTGTTACTCGCAACACTTTGTTTCGTGGTGAAAGTACCTACTCCACCGACGTGCCTGACACGGTGACCAGGTTTTGGCTGAAGGACAGTAGAAAAAAGTTGCTAGAGTGTAAGGGAAGAATTCAAGTGCCGCCTTCTTCTGATCGAGGGAAAACATATCCCTACATCGAATCAGTGGAAGGAAATTTGGAGCTCTACGTGGGAAAGAATGCAAGTGGAAATAGATTTCACTAA